TTTGTTTCGGCAATGTATGAGGATAAGGGAAGTGAAGAAATTTTGGAACGGACATTAATCTATGGTGCAATAGGATATGTAGGTGGATCAGCCATTGTTGGGGTAATAGGAACCTCACAAGCTCCATTGGCTTTAAGTGGGCCATACTTGGTTTATACGGGTGTCGCTTGGTTGATTAATAAACCTATCGAAAAATTCTCCAGAGATGCCTATCTTTCCCCACCAGACAGGATTAGCGGTAATCTGCTAGAGATTAGAAGAAGACGTGATAGCGTAGTGAATATTCTCCGAAGTGACCGGGATCGTTTGTGGAATTTGATTGTCCCCTAACTTTAACTTTGGAGATACATATGTTTATACAAAAGATGTTTTTGACTGGATACATATTAATCACAGCCACCATTTTGGTTTCTTGTTCAGCCACAGGACCATTGTTTAAAGAATCATCTAAGGTTGATGATTGGGCAACGGTGTATATTTACAGACCTAGAGTTTTTTGTTTAAGCGCAAGAAAACCAGATATTTATATAAATGGAGTCAAAATTATTGAATTACAAAACAATGGTTATACATCATTTCGTCTCAAACCAAATACAAATTTAATCGAATCAAAGGGATTGAATGATTCACCAAGTATGCATACAAAAATTAATTTTGAGTTATTTGATACAAATCAATATTACATTGAATATCATATCGTATGTAATTGGGGGATCATAGGAATGAATGGATATGCCATTTTTAAGGTTAAAGAAAAGATTGTAGCACTCCCCGAAATCTCCCAGACTCACTATCAAGCACCACTCATCGAATATGTGGAATCGTCTACGTCACAGCAATGAACGCAAAACAAATGCGGACGATTCCACCAT
Above is a window of SAR324 cluster bacterium DNA encoding:
- a CDS encoding DUF2846 domain-containing protein; the encoded protein is MFIQKMFLTGYILITATILVSCSATGPLFKESSKVDDWATVYIYRPRVFCLSARKPDIYINGVKIIELQNNGYTSFRLKPNTNLIESKGLNDSPSMHTKINFELFDTNQYYIEYHIVCNWGIIGMNGYAIFKVKEKIVALPEISQTHYQAPLIEYVESSTSQQ